In Micromonospora purpureochromogenes, a single window of DNA contains:
- a CDS encoding phosphoribosylaminoimidazolesuccinocarboxamide synthase, with the protein MELLHSGKVRDVYADGDDLILVASDRISIYDVVLPTPIPDKGRLLTALSVWWFEQLADLVPNHVISTTDVPAEFAGRAIRCRRLEMVPVECVARGYLTGGGLKEYERTGAVSGVALPRGLVEASILPEPIFTPSTKAPVGEHDEPITFAEVVDKVGAETAERLRQITIDVYRRGAELAADRGILVADTKLELGWTPDGTLMLGDELLTSDSSRFWPAESYQPGRVQFSYDKQYVRDWATDSGWDKQGPAPEVPAEVVEATRARYVDVYERLTGNRWA; encoded by the coding sequence GTGGAACTTCTGCACTCGGGCAAGGTCAGGGACGTCTACGCCGACGGCGACGACCTGATCCTGGTCGCCTCCGACCGCATCTCGATCTACGACGTGGTCCTGCCGACGCCGATCCCGGACAAGGGTCGACTGCTCACCGCCCTCTCCGTCTGGTGGTTCGAGCAGCTCGCCGACCTGGTGCCGAACCACGTCATCTCGACCACCGACGTGCCCGCCGAGTTCGCCGGCCGGGCGATCCGCTGCCGGCGGCTGGAGATGGTCCCGGTGGAGTGCGTCGCCCGCGGCTACCTGACCGGCGGCGGCCTGAAGGAGTACGAGCGCACCGGCGCCGTCTCCGGCGTGGCGCTGCCGCGCGGCCTGGTCGAGGCGTCGATCCTGCCCGAGCCGATCTTCACCCCGTCGACCAAGGCGCCGGTGGGCGAGCACGACGAGCCGATCACCTTCGCCGAGGTGGTGGACAAGGTCGGCGCGGAGACCGCCGAGCGGCTGCGCCAGATCACCATCGACGTCTACCGCCGCGGCGCCGAGCTGGCCGCCGACCGGGGCATCCTGGTCGCCGACACCAAGCTCGAACTGGGCTGGACGCCGGACGGCACCCTGATGCTCGGCGACGAGCTGCTGACCTCCGACTCGTCCCGGTTCTGGCCCGCCGAGTCGTACCAGCCGGGCCGCGTGCAGTTCTCCTACGACAAGCAGTACGTCCGGGACTGGGCGACCGACAGCGGCTGGGACAAGCAGGGCCCGGCCCCCGAGGTGCCGGCCGAGGTGGTCGAGGCGACCCGGGCCCGCTACGTCGACGTCTACGAGAGGCTCACCGGCAACCGCTGGGCGTAG
- a CDS encoding SigE family RNA polymerase sigma factor, whose protein sequence is MRDAQSFDEFYRSTSGRTLRYGHAVAGDHGEAQDLVQEAYARAWRQWGNLATHPAPEAWLRLVVSRLATDRFRRLRGWRTAVSRSGPPEDVRPPGEDTVLLVAALRQLPPNQRQALALHYLFDMPVEEIARETRVPTGTVKSWLSRGRTRLAELLPGVASEELEVNDVA, encoded by the coding sequence ATGAGGGACGCGCAGAGCTTCGACGAGTTCTACCGGAGCACCTCCGGGCGGACGCTGCGGTACGGCCACGCGGTGGCGGGTGACCACGGCGAGGCGCAGGACCTCGTGCAGGAGGCGTACGCCCGGGCCTGGCGGCAGTGGGGCAACCTGGCCACCCACCCGGCGCCGGAGGCGTGGCTGCGGCTGGTGGTCAGCCGCCTGGCCACCGACCGGTTCCGCCGGCTGCGCGGCTGGCGCACGGCGGTCAGCCGCAGCGGCCCACCGGAGGACGTCCGGCCACCGGGCGAGGACACCGTCCTGCTGGTCGCCGCCCTGCGGCAGTTGCCGCCGAACCAACGGCAGGCACTGGCCCTGCACTACCTGTTCGACATGCCGGTGGAGGAGATCGCCCGCGAGACGCGGGTGCCCACCGGCACCGTGAAGTCCTGGCTGTCCCGGGGCAGGACGAGGCTGGCCGAGCTGCTGCCCGGGGTCGCGTCCGAGGAGCTGGAGGTCAACGATGTCGCGTGA
- a CDS encoding ribose-phosphate diphosphokinase — protein MRDIAVFSGTAHPELAAEICAHLDVPLHPVRVSRFANDCLEVQLQANCRERDVFLIQPLVPPVQEHLVELLLMIDAARGASAGRITVVLPHYAYARSDKKDAPRISIGGRLVADLLTSAGAHRVLAMTLHSPQVHGFFGVPVDHLHALRELAAHFRRYDLTDTVVVSPDLGNAKEAAAFARMLGTPVAAGAKQRFSDDRVKISTVIGDVADRDVIVLDDEIAKGSTVIELMAHLRERKVRSIRLACTHGLFSSGALERLSGEDGVLEIVCTNTVPIPAQKRVPKLEILSVAPALAEAMRRIHNGESVSALFG, from the coding sequence GTGCGTGACATCGCCGTGTTCAGCGGAACTGCCCATCCCGAACTCGCCGCCGAGATCTGTGCCCACCTCGACGTCCCGTTGCACCCCGTGCGGGTCTCCCGGTTCGCCAACGACTGCCTGGAGGTGCAGTTGCAGGCGAACTGCCGGGAGCGCGACGTCTTCCTGATCCAGCCGTTGGTGCCGCCGGTCCAGGAGCACCTGGTCGAGCTGCTGCTCATGATCGACGCGGCCCGGGGCGCGTCCGCCGGCCGGATCACCGTGGTGCTGCCGCACTACGCGTACGCCCGGTCGGACAAGAAGGACGCCCCGCGGATCTCGATCGGCGGGCGGCTCGTCGCCGACCTGCTCACCTCGGCCGGGGCGCACCGGGTGCTGGCGATGACCCTGCACTCGCCGCAGGTGCACGGCTTCTTCGGCGTCCCCGTCGACCACCTGCACGCGCTGCGCGAGCTGGCCGCCCACTTCCGGCGCTACGACCTGACCGACACCGTGGTGGTCTCGCCGGACCTGGGCAACGCCAAGGAGGCCGCCGCCTTCGCCCGGATGCTCGGCACGCCGGTGGCGGCCGGGGCGAAGCAGCGGTTCAGCGACGACCGGGTGAAGATCAGTACGGTGATCGGCGACGTGGCCGACCGGGACGTCATCGTCCTCGACGACGAGATCGCCAAGGGCAGCACGGTGATCGAGCTGATGGCGCACCTGCGCGAGCGGAAGGTGCGCTCGATCCGGCTCGCCTGCACGCACGGGCTCTTCTCCAGCGGCGCGTTGGAGCGGCTCAGCGGGGAGGACGGCGTGCTGGAGATCGTCTGCACCAACACGGTCCCGATCCCGGCTCAGAAGCGGGTGCCGAAGCTGGAGATCCTCTCGGTGGCGCCGGCGTTGGCCGAGGCGATGCGGCGGATCCACAACGGCGAGTCGGTCAGCGCGCTCTTCGGCTGA
- a CDS encoding ABC transporter substrate-binding protein, which translates to MPAARPPRPRPGADPDRRRLLGALLAVPALATGGLTGCSDGPTAPVDENGPIELSVFWWGNTRRAQATERALRLYSSRNPRVTFRVTWQAVSGYYDRLATQAGGGNVPDLFQVDDTVLTEYAQRGIALDLSPYAADGRLDLGGLPPGLADYGRVDGRLHGVPAAQTHAAVVYNKDLLRRLGVPAPTIMPWADYLAWAARVTQASGGRVAGTMDPSGDHRALWLWLRGQGGKFYQGRQLGFGSAALVDWFELWQRARNDRATPAAALVDRADGGEPARQLVVTGHTAASFAWSHQLPELQRHTDDELGLAAFPGPPAAQWDRASMYWAGFHGTRHPGVVADVVSFLTTNVEVGRILGTDRGLPADLAVRQAVTQASDDPVVKRVATLGTALNDLVGPAPAPPPRGHARVRALLTAAAQDVRSGRAGTRATTSKFMAQAQGALAE; encoded by the coding sequence GTGCCCGCTGCCCGCCCTCCGCGCCCCCGGCCCGGCGCCGACCCGGACCGGCGGCGACTGCTCGGCGCGCTGCTGGCGGTGCCGGCGCTCGCCACCGGCGGCCTCACCGGGTGCAGCGACGGCCCGACCGCCCCGGTCGACGAGAACGGGCCGATCGAGTTGTCGGTCTTCTGGTGGGGCAACACCCGCCGGGCGCAGGCCACCGAGCGCGCGCTGCGGCTGTACTCCTCGCGCAACCCCCGGGTCACCTTCCGGGTCACCTGGCAGGCCGTCAGCGGCTACTACGACCGGCTCGCCACCCAGGCCGGCGGCGGCAACGTGCCGGACCTGTTCCAGGTCGACGACACCGTGCTGACCGAGTACGCGCAGCGCGGCATCGCCCTGGACCTCAGCCCGTACGCCGCGGACGGCCGGCTCGACCTCGGCGGCCTGCCGCCGGGGCTGGCCGACTACGGCCGGGTGGACGGGCGGCTGCACGGCGTCCCCGCCGCGCAGACGCACGCCGCCGTGGTCTACAACAAGGACCTGCTGCGCCGGCTCGGGGTGCCCGCCCCGACGATCATGCCGTGGGCCGACTACCTGGCCTGGGCCGCGCGGGTCACCCAGGCCAGCGGCGGGCGGGTGGCCGGCACCATGGACCCGTCCGGCGACCACCGGGCGCTCTGGCTCTGGCTGCGCGGGCAGGGCGGCAAGTTCTACCAGGGGCGGCAACTCGGCTTCGGCTCGGCGGCCCTGGTCGACTGGTTCGAACTCTGGCAGCGGGCCCGCAACGACCGGGCCACCCCGGCCGCCGCGCTGGTGGACCGGGCCGACGGCGGCGAACCGGCACGACAGCTCGTGGTGACCGGCCACACCGCCGCCTCGTTCGCCTGGTCGCACCAACTGCCCGAACTCCAGCGGCACACCGACGACGAGCTGGGGCTGGCCGCCTTCCCCGGGCCGCCGGCCGCCCAGTGGGACCGGGCCTCGATGTACTGGGCCGGCTTCCACGGCACCCGGCACCCCGGCGTGGTGGCCGACGTCGTCAGCTTCCTCACCACCAACGTCGAGGTCGGCCGGATCCTCGGCACCGACCGCGGGCTGCCCGCCGACCTGGCCGTGCGGCAGGCCGTCACCCAGGCGTCCGACGATCCGGTGGTCAAGCGCGTCGCCACCCTCGGCACCGCCCTGAACGACCTGGTCGGACCCGCCCCGGCCCCACCGCCCCGGGGGCACGCCCGGGTGCGCGCGCTGCTCACGGCGGCGGCCCAGGACGTCCGGTCGGGCCGGGCGGGAACGCGGGCCACGACGTCGAAGTTCATGGCGCAGGCACAGGGGGCGCTGGCCGAGTGA
- a CDS encoding ATP-binding protein — MTNADPPPPRTVVPIESSVLIAEAFEQAQVTELRHSVTSCAHAAGLTGQRLDDFVLAVNELITNAVRHGGGQGWLRLWWRADELVCEVSDHGAGISAQRLGDHSRPAPDTAGGWGLWLARELSDAMEVETSSAGTTVRISALTQALRRAGGPAGD, encoded by the coding sequence ATGACGAACGCAGATCCGCCCCCGCCGCGTACGGTTGTGCCCATCGAATCTTCCGTTCTCATCGCCGAGGCCTTCGAGCAGGCACAGGTGACCGAGCTGCGACACTCGGTCACCTCCTGCGCGCACGCCGCGGGGCTGACCGGCCAGCGGCTGGACGACTTCGTCCTCGCCGTCAACGAGCTGATCACCAACGCGGTCCGGCACGGCGGCGGCCAGGGCTGGTTGCGGCTGTGGTGGCGAGCCGACGAGCTGGTCTGCGAGGTCTCCGACCACGGCGCGGGAATCAGCGCGCAGCGGCTCGGCGACCACAGCCGCCCGGCGCCGGACACCGCCGGCGGGTGGGGGCTCTGGCTGGCCCGGGAGCTGAGCGACGCCATGGAGGTCGAGACCAGCTCGGCCGGCACCACGGTACGGATCAGCGCCCTGACCCAGGCGCTGCGCCGCGCGGGCGGCCCGGCCGGCGACTGA
- the macS gene encoding MacS family sensor histidine kinase: MPSPPGGLEVPLWRSIAVFRFAALAYVCLLVLRDADRYAHPLAAGAVLLAMLAWSGATAAGYARPANRHWPLLLADLGVVLVVLAVSPWVVGRPALAAGVPTLAVVWLAGPVLAWAVSGGRRRGAVAALALGAADLASRGRIGPSSLTGVILLLLAGVIVGHVARLAVTAEERLHRAVQLEAATRERERLARGIHDSVLQVLALVQRRGAHLDGEAGELARLAGEQEAALRALIAGVDPAPAADEATGTLDLRALLGRYASATVSVSAPATPVPLPAPVARELAAATAAALDNVRRHADGRAWVLVEDEGETVTVSVRDAGPGIGAGRLVEAARQGRLGMSQSIRGRIADLGGEVRIVSASGEGTEVELVVPREDG; this comes from the coding sequence ATGCCGTCGCCGCCGGGTGGTCTCGAGGTGCCGCTGTGGCGTTCCATCGCCGTCTTCCGCTTCGCCGCCCTGGCATACGTCTGCCTGCTGGTCCTCCGCGACGCCGACCGGTACGCCCACCCACTCGCCGCCGGCGCCGTCCTGCTGGCGATGCTGGCCTGGTCCGGGGCGACCGCCGCCGGCTACGCCCGGCCGGCGAACCGGCACTGGCCGCTGCTCCTGGCCGACCTGGGCGTCGTGCTCGTCGTCCTCGCCGTCTCCCCGTGGGTGGTCGGCCGCCCGGCGCTGGCCGCCGGTGTGCCGACCCTGGCCGTGGTCTGGCTGGCCGGCCCGGTGCTGGCCTGGGCGGTCTCCGGCGGGCGGCGGCGCGGCGCGGTCGCGGCCCTGGCGCTCGGCGCGGCGGACCTGGCCAGCCGGGGACGGATCGGCCCGTCCTCGCTCACCGGGGTGATCCTGCTGCTGCTCGCCGGGGTGATCGTCGGGCACGTCGCGCGGCTGGCGGTGACCGCCGAGGAGCGGCTGCACCGGGCGGTGCAACTGGAGGCGGCCACCCGGGAGCGGGAGCGGCTGGCCCGGGGCATCCACGACTCGGTGCTCCAGGTGCTGGCCCTGGTGCAGCGGCGCGGCGCCCACCTCGACGGCGAGGCCGGTGAGCTGGCCCGGCTCGCCGGCGAGCAGGAGGCGGCGCTGCGCGCCCTGATCGCCGGGGTCGACCCGGCGCCCGCCGCCGACGAGGCGACCGGCACCCTGGACCTGCGCGCCCTGCTCGGCCGGTACGCCTCGGCGACGGTCTCCGTCTCCGCCCCGGCCACCCCGGTCCCGCTGCCCGCCCCGGTGGCCCGGGAACTGGCCGCCGCCACCGCGGCGGCGCTGGACAACGTGCGGCGGCACGCCGACGGGCGCGCCTGGGTGCTGGTCGAGGACGAGGGGGAGACGGTGACGGTGTCGGTGCGCGACGCCGGCCCGGGCATCGGAGCGGGCCGGCTGGTCGAGGCCGCCCGGCAGGGGCGGCTGGGCATGAGCCAGTCGATCCGGGGGCGGATCGCCGACCTCGGCGGCGAGGTGCGGATCGTCTCCGCGTCGGGGGAGGGCACCGAGGTGGAGCTGGTGGTACCGAGGGAGGACGGGTGA
- a CDS encoding response regulator, giving the protein MVVDDHPMWREGVARDLTEAGHRVVATSGEGRQAVRVAAAARPDVVVLDLQLPDISGVEVIRGLRAVLPEVRVLMLSASGEQQSVLDAVKAGATGYLVKSAAPAEFLDAVRRTAAGEPVFTPGLAGLVLGEYRRLAVTDGGARPGRDDAAPRLTERETEVLRLVAKGLSYRQIAERLGLSHRTVQNHVQNTLGKLQLHNRVELTRYAIERGLDD; this is encoded by the coding sequence ATGGTGGTCGACGACCACCCGATGTGGCGGGAGGGGGTGGCCCGCGACCTCACCGAGGCCGGCCACCGGGTGGTGGCGACCAGCGGCGAGGGGCGGCAGGCGGTCCGGGTGGCCGCCGCGGCCCGGCCCGACGTGGTGGTGCTCGACCTCCAGCTGCCCGACATCTCCGGAGTCGAGGTGATCCGGGGCCTGCGGGCCGTGCTGCCCGAGGTGCGGGTGCTGATGCTGTCGGCCAGCGGCGAGCAGCAGAGCGTCCTGGACGCGGTGAAGGCCGGCGCCACCGGCTACCTGGTGAAGTCCGCCGCCCCGGCCGAGTTCCTGGACGCGGTGCGCCGCACCGCCGCCGGGGAGCCGGTCTTCACGCCCGGACTGGCGGGACTGGTCCTCGGCGAGTACCGCCGGCTGGCCGTCACCGACGGCGGGGCCCGGCCGGGCCGGGACGACGCGGCACCCCGGCTCACCGAGCGGGAGACCGAGGTGCTGCGGCTGGTCGCCAAGGGGCTGTCGTACCGGCAGATCGCCGAGCGGCTGGGGCTCTCGCACCGCACCGTGCAGAACCACGTCCAGAACACGCTGGGCAAGCTCCAGTTGCACAACCGGGTCGAGCTGACCCGCTACGCGATCGAGCGCGGGCTCGACGACTGA